The Cellulosimicrobium sp. ES-005 genome segment CCCGTCGTCATGGCCGCGTGCCGTGGTCTCGACGTCCTGCTGGGTGCGGGCGTCGGGCACCTGCGTGCCGCGCTGCCCGCCGCGGCGGGGATGGCGGTGCACACCGCGGGCGTGACGTTCGTGTCCCGCGGCGAGGTGCACGGCACGACGTCGTCCCTCGCCACCGGGGTGGCGGCGGCCACCGCGGTGGGCGGCGCGGTCGTCGGCGTGGGGGCGCTGCGCCGCGGTCGCGGGACCGGCCCCGGCCGTGCGACGCGTGCGGCGACGGCCGTCGCGGGCGCCGTGGCGGCGGGCGCGTACCTCGCGACCGCGCTGCCGCGTCAGGTCGACGCCGCGATCACGCCGTCGGCGAGCAACGCGTTCGCGGCGACGAAGGCCGGGATCCGGGCGATGCTCCCGCTCCAGGCGGCCTGGGCGGCGCGCGGCGGCAGCCTCGCGTCGGTGGGCGTGCTCGCGGGCGTCGAGGTCGCGGGTCGCCTGCTGCGCCGGGCCGGGCGCGGACGCGCCGAGATGAGCGAGACGTGAGCGGGCGCGAGGACTCCGGGCGGGGCGCGCCGTTCACGCTCGGCTACGGCACCAACGGCTTCACGGACCACCCGCTCGACGTCACGCTCGACGTGCTGGAGCACGAGGGCTACGGCGCGGTCGCGCTCACCCTCGGGTTCCCGCACCTGGACCCCTTCGCGGACGGGTGGCGCGCGGAGGTCGAGGCGCTGCGCGACCGCCTCGCCGCGATGCACGGCGGCGCGGGGATGCGGGTCGTCGTCGAGACGGGCACGCGGTTCCTTCTCGACCCGTACCGCAAGCACCGGCCCACGCTCGTCGACGCCGAGGCCGACGCCCGGCTGCGCTTCCTGCGTCGCGCGGTCGAGATCGCGGCCGTGCTCGACGCCGAGTGCGTGTCCTTCTTCTCCGGCGTCCTGCCCGACGGCGCGTCCC includes the following:
- a CDS encoding SCO3242 family prenyltransferase → MTGSLHDHLDLVRAPAVLSVVGDTLAGAAAAGHPLTPRRALLPLASACLYAGGMALNDYADRELDAVERPERPIPSGRISEGRALRVAVGLTAAGVGLAAAGGGPRALAVAVPLAASVWTYDTVAKEHAVGPVVMAACRGLDVLLGAGVGHLRAALPAAAGMAVHTAGVTFVSRGEVHGTTSSLATGVAAATAVGGAVVGVGALRRGRGTGPGRATRAATAVAGAVAAGAYLATALPRQVDAAITPSASNAFAATKAGIRAMLPLQAAWAARGGSLASVGVLAGVEVAGRLLRRAGRGRAEMSET